ACAGGTTTCTGCTACCATTCGCCATGCATATTTTGCTAGTCTGGTACCATTATCGCTTCAGCCAAAAGGGAGGGTAAATTTGACAAAGCCGGGAAAGTGAAATACAATCAAAGCCGACCTTGTGAAGTACCGGCCACTTCCAGAATATTAGTGCAATTACATCGACCCTTACCTGGCTAGACAAGAAGAGCCTTGTGCTTTTCTAGGAAAAGGAGTGTGGGAAATGGAGTTACGCGCGATATGGGAAAGGTATAAGAATCGTGGGCTAGTCATGTTTGGCTGCCTTGCTCTTGTGCTCGTTCCCATGATTGGCTATTTCTCTGCCCAGGCTACTCAGCCAAAACAGGTCACTTTTTCGTTGGACGGAGAAAGCAAGACGGTCGCTACAAAAGCCAAGACCGTTGAGCAGTTCTTAACCGAGAGGAACATTACGGTAACGGAAAAGGATTCCCTTCAACCGACACCTGAGACGAAGCTATCAGACGGAGCACTCATTACTTTATATACGACCTGGTCCATACCAGTCCAGGTTGACGGGCAGAAAAAAACGATAGAGACACTTAGTCGTGATGTTGCTGGTGCGTTGAAGGACGGCGGCATCGTGCTAGGTGAGAAGGACCGGGTAGAACCGGCATTGACCGCTACACTTACCAAGGACTCCTCGATCAGCGTAAAGCGGGTTGTTGAGAAAATGGTAAAAGTCGATGAGCGAGTCACCTTTCAAGAAATACGCAAAAATGATCCAGCGCTGGAAAAAGGTAAGACCCGCGTATTACAGAGCGGGCAAGAAGGTAAGGCAATTGCACACTATAAGCTAGTCATGGAAGATGGAAAAGAAGTCTCCCGTGATCTGGTCAAAAGAGATGTACTTGTACCGAAGAAAGATAATGTCGTAGCCATGGGTACCGCAATCCCAATGTTGCAGAAAAAGGGTCAACCAGATCGGGTCCTGGTTGCTTCTGCAGCGGGTCCGGTCTCGCGTGGTGGAAAAGTGTTTAGGCCGAAAAAAGTACTGAACGGGGTTACCCTGACTGCATATACTCCTTCGGGAGGTGGCAAACACCCAAGCTCTCCGGGATATGGACGCACATCGACAGGGGTAAAAGCCAAGGCAGGTCACACCATCGCTGTAGATCCTAAAGTCATTCCGTATGGATGGTGGGTGTACATTGAAGGTATTGGGTATCGTCGAGCTGAAGATACGGGTGGAGCCATGAAAGGTGGCAAAATCGACGTATTCGTAGGCACGGAGTCCGAGGCGAGGAAATTCGGTCGCAAGCGAAACAAAACTGTATATATCATTGGACCACAGAAGCCTTAGGACAGGAGCGATTGCTCCTGTTCTTCTGTTTCCTCCAAGGTTATTGTGATAAGCTGTTTGTTAGTTAGACGATCCTGTTTTACCAAATGTTTCATGTATTTTTTGCTTGAGGTACGGTTTTTTTTGGAACACTAGTATCGTACCGACTTTGTACGAAAGTGGGAGCACATGATGAAGATCAAGGAAGTCATCGTGGTGGAAGGTCGAGACGATACCGCAACAATCAAGCGTGCGGTTAATGCCGATACGATTGAAACTGGCGGTTCTGCCATTCATAAAAGAACGATTGAAAAAATCAGGCTGGCGCAACAAAAACGCGGTGTTATTATTTTTACAGACCCCGATTATCAAGGGGAGCGCATCCGAAAAATTATCAGCAAGTCAGTTCCAGGCTGCAAGCATGCATTTATTACCCAAGAGGACGGGACCAAAAAGGGCGACATCGGCGTCGAGAATGCGACACCTGATGTGATTATTCGTGCGCTCTCAGAAGTACGTACCGAAATGGCGGAAACGGCTGGAGAGATTACCTCTGACGATCTGTTGGAAAATGGCCTGACGTCCGGAGTAGATGCCAAAGAACGCAGAATTAAGCTGGGAGAAGCATTGGGGATCGGATACGCCAACGCCAAGCAAATGCTGCAGCGGCTCAATGCCTTCCAAATTAGTCGAGAAGAATTCGAAGCGGCCATTACGGCCATCAACAAAGAGAGGGAGTAAGCCATGACCCAAATAGCGGGCAAGGATATTGCCACACCTACGCGCACAAAAGAAATATTGGAGAAGTACGGCTTTTCTTTTAAGAAGAGTCTGGGCCAGAACTTCCTAATAGACACCAATATTTTACATAACATTGTTTCAGAGGCAGACCTTACCAAGGACAAGGGAGCGATTGAAATTGGGCCCGGTATCGGTGCGCTGACGGAGCAATTGGGACGAGCAGCCAAAAAAGTGATGGCGATCGAAATCGACCAGCGTCTTTTACCTATTTTGCAGGACACGCTGTCACCCTATGAAAATATTGAAGTTGTTCATGGGGACGTACTGGAGCTGGATTTGAAGAAGTTAATAGAAGAAAAGATGACAGGAGTGGAAAAGCTGAGCGTAGTGGCGAATCTGCCTTACTATGTGACGACACCAATCCTGATGAAGCTGCTAGAAGAGAGATTGCCTCTCGAAAACATCGTGGTCATGATTCAAAAGGAAGTGGCAGAGAGAATTGCAGCCAAACCAGGAACGAAAGACTATGGCTCTCTTTCAGTCGCAGCTCAATTCTATGCAGACACAGAAGTAGCGATGATTGTGCCTGCAAGTGTGTTCATTCCGCGTCCGAATGTCGACTCGGCAGTGATTCGCTTAAAGGTAAGAGATCGTCCGCCAGTGGATGTAGACGACCAGGATGTGTTTTTCCGGGTGGTACGCAGCTCGTTTGCACAGCGCCGTAAGACGTTGTTGAACAACCTAATGAACGGACTGTTTCCTAAAACCCAAAAGGATGAAGTAATACAGATGCTCACTGACATCGGGATCGATCCGACTCGGCGTGGTGAAACACTCAGTTTGGACGAATTTGCCCGCCTAGCGAACGAAGGTATGCGCCGCGGACTGATTACGTAAATCGTGTAGACAACCCCCTTATTTTTGGGCGAGATCACCCAAGAATGGGGGTTTTTGTGTATTTATGCCCTTTATGCATATCTTTTGACAAATATCTACGTTTTTTATGAAAAAAACCCCGTTGACAAAATATCTGCCGGGTTGCTATAATTTTTTATTTCTTTGACAAAATATAAGTGAGCTGTTATAATAGATGTAAGCGAGGTGGATGGAACAATGGCAAGAAACGCGTTACTTGACATTAAACGTAGTTTAGACGGACACATTGGTGAGCGCATCCTGCTGAAGGCTAATGGCGGTCGCCGCAAAACCGTTGAACGTAGTGGCATCCTCGAAGAAACTTACCCATCTGTGTTTGTGGTAAAGCTGGATGACGACCAACTCTTTGAGCGGGTATCTTACAGCTATGCTGACATCTTGACGGAAACAGTAGAATTGACGGTGTGCCGCGAAAACGAGCACATCCGCATCACATTTGTACAACAGTAGAGCCCTTTTGGGTTCTACTGTTTTGTTTTTTATATCGAAAAGCTCTGAACATTTGGTTGAGGCAATAAAAAGAGCGGCATGGAGCACACTAAGCCTGTCAACGAGAAGGAGGGTGCTATGGGTCGCAGACGAGGAATGATGTCAGAGCAGTTTAAGATGGAGCTGGCCAAAGAGCTTGGGTTTTACGATACGGTAAAAGCCGAGGGTTGGGGAGGCATCACGACACGGGACGCGGGTAACATGGTCAAGCGCGCTGTTCAGCTTGCTGAGGAAGCATTAGCCGCTAAGCGATTGTAGCGTTTGGTTTGATCGTACTGACGTTTCTCACCATATAAACACTCGTTGACAAGGCCGGGGCATCCCGGCTTTTTTCTATAAAGAGAGCTGAATTTTCGAAATACCCATAATGATCTCGATCCTATTCTTTTTAATTGATCAAGTGGCATGGGAGAGTTTGCCTATGCTACAATAAGAGACTAGGAAATTTAGAAAGTAGGCAGAGGTGAATTACGTGCGTATCTCGGTCAAAGCTCCGGCCAAAATAAATTTGACTCTCGACGTGCTTGCCAAACGGCCGGACGGTTATCACGAAGTAGAAATGGTGATGACAACCGTAGACTTGGCAGATCGTGTGGACATGACTCTACGCGAGGATGGTGAGATAACGCTGGACTGTTCTGCCAGCTTCGTACCGGATGATATCCGTAACCACGCATATAAAGCGGCAACGCTCATGAAAGAAAAATTTCAAGTACGCCAGGGCGTACACTTGTATATCGACAAGCAAATTCCGGTTGCGGCTGGACTGGCAGGTGGCAGCAGTGATGCAGCAGCAACACTGCGCGGCTTGAACCAATTGTGGAATCTCGGGCTGACCAGAGATGAGCTGGCTAAAATCGGCGCGGAAATTGGCTCTGATGTGCCATTTTGCGTTTATGGAGGAACAGCGCTGGCGACGGGGCGTGGTGAACAGATTGCGCATCTGGGAGCGCCTGCGCCGTGCTGGGTCATTCTAGCCAAGCCGCCTATCGGAGTATCTACCCCGGATGTATACGGAAACCTGCGTGTGGCCCAGATCGATAATCATCCCGATACCAAACAAATGCTGCAAGCCATCGCGACCCAAGACTTTTCACTCATGTGCCAATCTCTTGGGAATGTGTTGGAGAACGTCACGCTCTCGCTCCATCCACAAGTAAAACAGATCAAGGATCTCATGATCGCTTCGGGGGCAGATGGTGTCCTGATGTCTGGCAGCGGCCCTACTGTGTTTGCTCTTGTGCAAAAGGAAGCGAAAGTACATCGGATTTACAACGCGTTGCGAGGTTTTGTCAAAGATGTGTTTGTTGTCCGAATGTTAGGCGCTCAAGATGGGGAAATACTTGCATAAACCCGTATGGAAATGATACATTAACAGCATAATATTCGGTTTTGGAGGAAGAGCCATGAAGAAATTGCGCAGAAGTGCACGTCTGGTTGACATGACGCAGCACTTGCTCGCCCATCCCCATACGCTGACTCCTCTCACTCTGTTCGCGGAACAATACGGCGCAGCGAAATCATCCATCAGTGAAGACTTGTCTATCATCAAAGAGGCTTTTGAAGTCCAAGGGGTAGGCTTGTTGAAAACGGTGGCGGGAGCGGCAGGCGGAGTGAAGTATATTCCACAGGTCAAAACGGAAGAGGCCCTTCACTTCATGCGCGAACTGATCGGTCAACTTGCTAATCCAGAGAGACTTTTGCCAGGTGGATACTTGTACATGTCCGACATTCTCGGAAATCCACAAACGATGGCGAAGATCGGAAAGCTCTTTGCAACCGCTTATGCGGATAAAAATGTGGATGTCGTCATGACAGTGGAAACAAAGGGGATTCCACTTGCGTATGCGACGGCTATGTTTTTGAATGTGCCTGTTGTGATTGTGCGCCGTGACAACAAGGTGACGGAAGGTTCAGTAGTGAGCATTAACTATGTATCGGGTTCCAGTAAACGAATTCAAACCATGTCACTCGCTCGCCGCGGTTTGGCTGAGCAGTCTCGCGTCCTCATTGTAGACGACTTTATGAAAGCTGGCGGGACATTGCGGGGCATGATTGATCTGTTGCAGGAATTCCGTGCAACCGTAGTAGGATGCGGCGTACTGGTAGAAACGACAGCGGATGTTTCTGAGCGTTTGGTAGATGAATATGTATCGCTTGCAAAACTGCAGGATGTAGACTTCAAGGGCAAGCAAATTGAAATAGAGCTGGGCAGTTTTTTTGAAAATAGAGGGGAGTAGATAGGTATGGCAATCTCTTTTGTTTCAACTGACAAGGCTCCTGCCGCTATTGGTCCTTACAGCCAAGCTGCAAAGGTAGGTCCATTTCTTTTTGCATCGGGTCAAATTCCGCTGCGTGCAGACGGCACTTTGGTAGAAGGTGACGTCGTGGAGCAAACCCATCAGGTTTTTTCCAACATTCAAGCGGTACTGGCAGAAGCCGGTGGCAACCTGACGAATGTAGTGAAAGCGACTGTATTCATCAAGGACATGAATGATTTTGGTCAACTGAACGAAGTGTACGGCCAATATTTTGGCGATCACAAGCCAGCTCGTTCCACTGTAGAAGTGGCACGTCTGCCGCGTGATGTAAAAGTCGAAATCGAAATCGTAGCATATATCGAATAGAAAAAAATGGAAAACAGCCTGATGCCACGCGCATTGGGCTGTTTTTGTACTTGTAGAAAATGTTTCCAAAAAATTACATATAAACATATTTATATATTTTTTCAAATATTGCATAATGATAAGCAGGAATATTTACCCAGCGGGTGGAAATAATCCTAAACGCGTTACATAGATAAAGGGAGTGAACTAGATGGAAGTAACAGACGTAAGACTTCGTCGAGTGAATACGGATGGTAGGATGAAAGCGATTGCATCCATTACAATTGACCATGAATTTGTGGTTCATGATATCCGTGTCATTGACGGAAACAATGGTATGTTTGTAGCTATGCCGAGCAAGCGTACACCAGATGGAGAATTCCGTGATATTGCACATCCGATTTCTTCGACTACCCGTGAAAAGATTCAGGCAGCAGTTCTCACAGAATACGACCGCGTAGGTCAAGAGGAAGAAAGCACTATCGAAGCTGGTGCTTAAAAAGTCCTTATACTCAAAGCACCCTGTCACTTACGGCAGGGTGCTTCGGCGTCCGTTAACCATAACACTTTTTTAGATCGTTCAAAATAATTTCTCGGTCCATTCCTTCCCCGATGAAGACAGCTACCATTTTCGGTCCGAAATTTTCAAAAGGGAACAGGAGCACCTGATTATCAGTATGTTGAAACGAGATCAGCTCGGGCTTTCCGTGGAACTGGACGTAGCCTTTTGCCCGATAGACGTTTTTGGGGAGATCGTATAGAAAGTCCTCGAATTTTTTCGCGTCTACGGGTCCGGTGAATACATAGGAAAACGTTTCGATACTATTGTAGAGAGAGGGTTGGCTTGTTTTTAGACCAAGGGATTGCTTGAGCCTGTCCATCGTGGACATTCGGCCGATGCTTTTCTGTACGGCAATGGGGCGGTTTGTCTCGTTGTCGAGCGGCCGCTCATGAGCGGTGCGTTTGACAGACAAAAGCCGGGAGACTTCTATTTCTGCCTGAACAGTAGCGTGTATGGGTGCAGTCGGATTGATTTCACTGAGCTTTTGACGGACCCGCTCTATGACATCAGGGCTGGTCAAATCGGTTTTGTTCAAAAGAAGCAGGTCTGCGTAACGCACTTGGTTTCGAATCGTTTTGACCAGAGTGGCAGTCGAGGAGAATCGAGAGTTGAGGTCGAGAAAGCGAGAGGCGTCGACAACACTAATGGTCCCTTTTAATTCCAGTCGATCATACAGCTCTGGATGGGTAATCGTATCGATGACATCAAGTGGATCGGCTACGCCAGTAGTCTCGATGAGGATTCGGTCTGGCGCAATGGTGTTCATAATATCTTTCAAGCCCTCCGTCAGCTCGCCCTTGATCGAGCAGCATATGCAACCATCGAGCATTTTTTTGACAGGAAAGCCGAAGCCTTGCAATTGTTCCCCGTCAATATCTTCCTCCCCCATTTCATTCATCAAGACGACTACTTTCTGGTCTGTGATGCGCAAATGAGTCAGCCATTTTTGCAAAAGGGTGGTTTTTCCGCTTCCTAAATACCCAGTCAGCAAGTATACCTCTGCGCTCATCTAATCCTACCTCCTTCAAATAACCCCTTTCGCCCAACAATATATCACATTTCTGTCAGAAAATTAAATGTTGTCTGGCATGTGTCTAACTACTGGCAATGCAAGGAATCAAGTATAATCCTGTATCGATTGTCTTGAAATTCACATATGAATTAGGATATAGTCATTGTGGAACTTCTACGATGGAGGGTTGACATGTCTAAGATCCATGCCGTGGTTCTGGCTGCTGGTCAGGGTACACGGATGAAATCGAAGCTGTACAAAGTCCTGCACCCTGTGTGCGGAAAGCCTATGGTTCAGCATGTAGTCGATACGATGGCGTCCATGCAGGTTCAGGATATCGTTGTCGTCGTAGGTCATGGTGCTGACGCTGTCCGCGCCAAACTAGGCGATGACATCACTTATGCACTGCAAGAAGAACAGTTGGGAACGGCACATGCCGTTTCGCAGGCAGCACCGTTTTTACAGGATAAAGAAGGAACTACGTTTCTTTTATATGGAGACGTTCCCCTCTTGTCAGCGACTACGTTGTCGGCCTTGCTGACCTATCACGAGGAGCAGCAAGCGGCTGCAACTGTACTAACCGCCGTATTACCTGATGCAACAGGTTATGGGCGTATCGTACGCAATGAGGCGGGCGAAGTATTGCGAATCGTGGAACATAAGGACGCTACTGAAGCGGAACGGGCGATCAGTGAAATTAATACGGGCATATACTGCTATGACAACCGAAAATTATGGAAAGCCTTGGCGGAAGTGAAAAATGACAACGCACAAGGCGAATACTATGTAACAGACGTTGTCGGTATTTTGCGTGATGCAGGTGAAAAGGTAGTTGGATACGAAGCGATTGACCCAGAGGAAACAATGGGTGTTAACGATCGTGTACAGCTATCGGAAGCAGAAGCCTACATGAAAAAACGTATTATGACTGGTCACATGCGAAATGGTGTGACAATCATTGATCCAGCGTCTACGTACATCGAAACTGATGTGAAGATTGAGGCAGATACCGTGATCCACCCAGGTTCTTTCCTGCGTGGACAAACAACCGTTGGAGCTGATTGTGTAATCGGACCCCAAGCGGATCTGACGAATGTGGAAGTAGCGAGTGGCGTGAACATTTCTTACTCGGTGATGGTTGATTCGAGTGTGGAAAGCGACTCATCTGTAGGGCCATTTGCTTATGTTCGACCAGGATCACAGATTGGAAGCAATGCCAAAATCGGTGATTTCGTGGAATTGAAAAATGCGAAAATTGGTGACGGTACGAAGGTTCCTCATCTCAGCTATGTAGGAGATGCGGAGATCGGAGACCGAGTCAATATTGGCTGTGGAACGATTACCGTCAACTATGATGGGGCAGTGAAGCATAAAACAACAGTAAAAGATGGAGCATTCATCGGATGCAACAGCAATCTGGTTGCGCCCGTTACAGTTGGACAAAATGCTTATGTAGCTGCAGGATCGACCATTAATGAAGATGTGCCAGATAATGCGCTTGCGATCGCACGTGAGCGTCAAGTAAATAAAATCGATTACGCGAACAAAATGCCTCGCAAGGGCAAAAAGCAATCATAAACGGGAGGTTCTTGAGAAGATCATGGCTAACTACCGCGACCCAAAACTGAAGGTATTTACGTGCAACGCAAACCCGGAACTGGCAAAAGAAATCGCCGAACACATCGGTGTACCACTCGGAAACGCACAAGTAGTGCGCTTTAGTGATGGCGAATGCCAACTCAAACTCAATGAAAGCGTTCGCGGTTGTGACGTATTTGTCATTCAGCCAACATCTGCTCCCGTTAATGAGCATCTGATGGAGCTGTTGGTCATGGTCGATGCATTGAAGCGCGCTTCGGCTAAGAGTATTAACGTGGTAATTCCTTACTACGGTTATGCTCGTCAAGATCGTAAAGCACGTGCACGCGATCCAATCACGGCCAAGCTGGTTGCGAACCTGATCGAGACAGCAGGTGCACAACGTGTGATTACGATGGATCTGCACGCAACACAAATCCAAGGCTTCTTCGATATTCCAGTTGATCATCTGCTGGGTGTGCCTATCTTGGGTAAACACTTCTCTGAAAAAGGTTTGAAAGATATCGTTGTCGTATCTCCAGACCACGGTGGAGTGACCCGTGCTCGTAAATTGGCAGAACGTCTGGAAGCGCCTATTGCCATTATTGACAAACGTCGCCCAGAACCAAACGTAGCCGAAGTAATGAACATCGTAGGTAACATCGAAGGCAAAACAGCGATCATCATCGACGATATTATCGATACCGCTGGAACGATCACATTGGCTGCTAGTGCACTTGTAGAAGCAGGCGCACGTGAAGTATATGCATGCTGCACGCACCCAGTTCTGTCTGGTCCTGCTATCGAGCGTATTGCAAACTCGAAGATCAAGGAACTGATTGTAACCAACTCGATCCCGCTGACAGAAGAACAAATTATCGATAAGATTACCGTTCTTTCCGTAGCGCCAATCATTGGTGAAGCAATCATTCGTGTTCACGAAGAGCTTTCCGTAAGTAAATTGTTCGATTAATATACAATCCCCTGTTTGGGGATTGAACTAAACCTCCGATGGACAAGCTAGTGAGGAAACTTTTACTAGCGGTCCGAAGGAGGTTTTTTTGTGGAACAATTACAGGCACAGTCTCGCGAAAAAAAGACAGGCAATGCTGTAAAGGTACTGCGCAAGGAAGGTTGGATTCCTGGTATTATGTACGGCAGCGAAGTGGGCAATAAGCCGATTCAGCTCAAAGGAAGAGAGCTGGATGCTGCCCTGCGTCACCAGGCGACGAACAAGCCATTCCGGTTGAGTGTAGACGGGGACACGCACGATGTCATGGTTTATGAGCTGCAACGGCATCCTTTGCAGGGGAACATTTTGCATGCAGATTTTAAGAAGATCAATATGAATGAAAAAATACACACGTCCGTTCCTGTCCTCATGACGGGAGATCCGGAGTTGGGTGTGGCTACCCTTGTCCGCCACAGTGTGGAAGTGACTTGCTTGCCAGGTAATATACCAGAATCGTTCCTGGTCGATGTCGACGGGTTCAATATCGGGGATGTCGTTTTGGTAGCGGATCTGACTGTCCCACCAGGAGTGGAGCTAGGGCTTGATTCCACGGAAGTGCTGATCAGTGTCCTGCCAGTTAAGGTTAAGTCCGAAGAATCGATTGATGCAGAGCAAGAAGCAGAAGCAGTGGCCGAAAAAGCAGGAACCGCTAACGAATAAAATCGTGGCATAAATAAAGAAGGGCGAGGTGATTTCATCTCTGCCCTTTTCCTTTTGTTCACGTGACCATTCGAGTACAATGGGAAGAGAGTAGGAGGGAATAAGCGTGAAAGTCATAATTGGATTGGGCAATCCCGGCAAAAAATATGAAGACACCAGACATAATGCTGGCTTTATGGCCATAGATAAGATTAGCGACAAATGGGGAATTCCTGTTACGCAAAACAAGTTTCGTGCCCTCGTGGGCGAAGGCCGAATCGAAGGCGACAAGGTGCTGCTGGTGAAGCCACAGACATACATGAATCTCTCCGGTGAGTCGGTAGCGGAAGTCCTCAAGTTTTACAAGCTGATTCCGGACGATCTCGTTGTCATCTACGACGATCTTGATTTGCCGACTGGACATCTTCGTCTGCGAGAAAAAGGCAGCGCTGGTGGGCACAACGGCATCAAGTCGATGATTCAGCATTTGGGCACACAGGAGTTTAAACGAATCAAGGTCGGAATCAGTCGTCCTGAACCAGGGCGGAGCGTCAGCGACTATGTTTTGAATACGTTTCCAGTGGCGGAAAGAGCCGACATTCAAGAAGCGGTGAGCTTGGCTGCTGATGCATGCGCCATGTGGACAAGAGAGTCGTTTTTAAAGGTCATGAACCATTACAACAGCTTGAAGAAGTAGTATGATTTCCCACCCAATCGTCCATACTAACCGATAGGAACAGTATGGGGGTGGTATGTGCATGAGCATACGCTATACATGTCGTTGCTGCGGCATGAAGATTGCAGAATTTGACGAATCGCAAGTAACAGAAGCGCAGCTCGGGTTTGATTCCTTGACCCCGGAGGAACGTGCTCTTATAATATCGAGAGAACAAAGTGGAGATACGGTCGTCAGCATCACGTGCGACTATTGCCGTGAAGCGCTGATTCAGCATCCAGAGCTTTCGCTAGTCGGAAACCCACTTCAATAAGTGGATACGCATTAGGAAGGCTTGCACTGACAAGGCCTTAGCTTGGGGAGCTAAGGCTTCTTTTCGCATGGCTGACCTGCGGTTGTTGTGAACGTAAGCGAGGGTCTGATTTTAGTTCACAGAAGAATTAGAGAGGGGATTAGTGAATGCAAGTCATCATTAACCCGATGAAACAGGACACGAACGTCGGGACAATCGTGGCTGGCTTGGAGAAGGGGCTACATGAGCAGCTTGTCTCTGGCTTAGCTGGTTCCGCAC
This genomic stretch from Brevibacillus sp. DP1.3A harbors:
- a CDS encoding 50S ribosomal protein L25, with product MEQLQAQSREKKTGNAVKVLRKEGWIPGIMYGSEVGNKPIQLKGRELDAALRHQATNKPFRLSVDGDTHDVMVYELQRHPLQGNILHADFKKINMNEKIHTSVPVLMTGDPELGVATLVRHSVEVTCLPGNIPESFLVDVDGFNIGDVVLVADLTVPPGVELGLDSTEVLISVLPVKVKSEESIDAEQEAEAVAEKAGTANE
- the pth gene encoding aminoacyl-tRNA hydrolase gives rise to the protein MKVIIGLGNPGKKYEDTRHNAGFMAIDKISDKWGIPVTQNKFRALVGEGRIEGDKVLLVKPQTYMNLSGESVAEVLKFYKLIPDDLVVIYDDLDLPTGHLRLREKGSAGGHNGIKSMIQHLGTQEFKRIKVGISRPEPGRSVSDYVLNTFPVAERADIQEAVSLAADACAMWTRESFLKVMNHYNSLKK
- a CDS encoding anti-sigma-F factor Fin — protein: MSIRYTCRCCGMKIAEFDESQVTEAQLGFDSLTPEERALIISREQSGDTVVSITCDYCREALIQHPELSLVGNPLQ